From the genome of Homalodisca vitripennis isolate AUS2020 chromosome 8, UT_GWSS_2.1, whole genome shotgun sequence, one region includes:
- the LOC124367249 gene encoding uncharacterized protein LOC124367249 isoform X1: protein MFPRLNRNILGRLLPNLMSQTIRSLAINEKVQGSDYVLRIAVDPFTESDCKVKVEQGGVRVVAKRGEKTGINDWSHEMDIVFPLPPGVGQNTVQTKFEQGAIFVTGVTK, encoded by the exons GGAGGCTCCTTCCGAACCTCATGTCTCAGACGATACGTTCGCTTGCCATCAATGAGAAAGTCCAGGGCAGCGACTACGTCCTCAGGATTGCCGTGGACCCGTTCACGGAGAGTGACTGTAAAGTCAAGGTGGAACAGGGTGGCGTCAGAGTCGTGGCGAAGAGGGGAGAGAAGACAGGG ATAAACGACTGGAGCCACGAAATGGATATCGTGTTCCCTCTGCCCCCTGGAGTTGGACAAAACACAGTCCAGACCAAGTTTGAACAAGGAGCTATTTTTGTTACTGgagtaactaaataa
- the LOC124367249 gene encoding uncharacterized protein LOC124367249 isoform X2 has translation MFPRLNRNILGRLLPNLMSQTIRSLAINEKVQGSDYVLRIAVDPFTESDCKVKVEQGGVRVVAKRGEKTGISDWSHEMDIVVPLPPGVKKDTVQTKFEQGAIIVTGITK, from the exons GGAGGCTCCTTCCGAACCTCATGTCTCAGACGATACGTTCGCTTGCCATCAATGAGAAAGTCCAGGGCAGCGACTACGTCCTCAGGATTGCCGTGGACCCGTTCACGGAGAGTGACTGTAAAGTCAAGGTGGAACAGGGTGGCGTCAGAGTCGTGGCGAAGAGGGGAGAGAAGACAGGG ATAAGCGACTGGAGTCACGAGATGGACATCGTAGTCCCTCTGCCCCCTGGAGTCAAGAAAGACACAGTGCAGACCAAGTTTGAACAAGGAGCTATCATCGTTACTggaataactaaataa